TCCTGACAAAATGTTTACTGCGGAACGTAAGCGGTTCATGGCATGGTACCAAGAAACGAGTGACTCtggatatatttttaattttgctgaGGAATTTTTGCGATATTGTCGCGATGATGTATCAGTGCTACGTCGAGCATGCTTAGCTTTTCGTAAATTATTTATCCAGTGCGGTAAAGTTTGCCCGTTTGCTGAAAGTTGTACAATAGCATCAGCATGTTCATTAGTATATCGCAAAAACTTCCTACCAGCGGATAAAATTGCACTATTACCCCCTGGAGGTTATCGATGGGCTGATAAACAATCTCGTAAAGCTGTTTCGTGGCTCGTATGGCTTGAGCGAGAAAAAGGTATTATTATCACACACGCTGGTCGCACACGAGAGCAGCGTTTACCCCTGGGCTTACCTCCAGTAGACGGATATTACGAGGAGAACAATATTCGTCACGTCTTGCAATTCCATGGTTGTTATTGGCATGGATGTAAACGTTGCTTTCGTATAAATAGAGACAAACGAATGCGTTGTGATGATACAATGGATCAGCGATACGAGCGTACTGTTACGATATCAGCACGAATTAAAGAGCAGGGATTTTTACTAACAGAAATATGGGAATGCGAATATGATGctatgttgaaaaataatgatgaaatggctgaatttgtgaaaaatcacCCTATGGTGATTTCAGAACCGCTTGAGCCGCGTGAAGCATTTTTTGGAGGAAGAacggaaaattttgtaaatatgtACGAAgtaaaagaaagtgaaaaaataaaatatgtagATGTATGCTCATTATATCCATGGGTATGTAAAACTGGAAAATTTCCAATAGGTCATCCTAAAGTGTACGTCGGTGAGGAGTGTCGCGTTCTCATTGGCCAAAATAATTCTTTAGAGCGTGTTGAGGGCCTGGTCAAGTGTACCGTTTTACCCCCTCGTGATTTGTATTTTCCGGTTTTACCGTTTCGAGCTCATGGAAAATTGTTATTTGCTTTATGTAAATCATGCTGTCTGAATTTAGATACAAATGGGAATTGCGAGCATGAAAATCCAGAAGACCGTGCTTTCAACGGTACATGGGTTGTCGATGAATTGAGGAAAGCGATCTCACTAGGCTATACTGTATTACACGTAGACGAAATTTGGCAGTACGAAATTACACGCTACGACCCTCTAACTCGAAGCGGAGGTCTTTTTGCAGATTATATAAATACTTTCCTAAAAATCAAACAAGAAGCCAGCGGAGCACCAACGAATTGTGTTGGGAATCCTGAAGCGATGCAACAATACATCGACGATTATAAAAATGCAGAAGGAGTCGTGCTTGATGCAAATGCTATAGATTTCAACCCGGGTCTTCGTTCGCTTGCCAAACTCGCTCTCAATTCTTTTTGGGGAAAATTTGGACAGCGTGAAAATCAAACTAATACTTTGATTATTTCTACGCGTGTAGAGCTCATGGATTTACTAACAAGTCCAGAAATTGAAATTACAGGAATCTTACCTGTAAATCATAGAATTATGTACGTAAATTACAAAAACTCTGATGAGGCTATTCGACCATCGCTTACAGCTAATGTTGTAATTGCTGCATACACGACAGCACAGGCGCGGCTCAAACTGTATGAATATTTGGAGGGACTTGGTCGTCGCGTGTTGTATTGTGACACCGACTCGTGCATTTATGTAAGTCACGAACGAAGTGATGAATACCAGCCTCCCGTCGGACAATTTCTCGGAGATCTGACTGACGAGTTAAGTGCGTACGGAGATGGTTCATACATCACTTCGTTTGTGTCGGGTGGACCAAAATTCTATTCTTTTATTGTGCGTAAACCTGATGGTACCACTGTAGAAGTATGTAAAGTTAAAGGTATCACGTTGAACTTTCAAAATAgtcaacaaataaattatcaaaCGATTCGCTCATTTGTGACGGGAGAAAGGAGTGCACCAatcgttttgaaattcgatgcaATAAGACGTACCGAATTCCATCATGTAATTTCACGCGAAGAAACTAAGTCTTGCGCCCCAGTGAGTGTAAAACGTCAACAGGATAGAGAATATTGTACCCTACCCTACGGTTTTGTTCGAACAACGGTATGAATGTGAATTgagtaataaaatattaatatagggtgtaaaaaaaataaaaaaatgggattagtattatcatatttttattgtttaattttataataagaaaaattatgtacagttttgtaatgaaaaaaatactgcgataacgtttaataaaaatggtgaactttatttttatgtatgtttacggaaataaattgcgccttccttctttttccatcttagaAGATAAAGTTTTTGCGGTGACACAACGGAATTCCATATTCTctcgaaaatgaatattattttgcgtCTAGCTCTGGCGTGTAGGGTAAAGAGACCTTGTTCTACTCTACCATCCACAGGGCTTCATTTTGCATCGTGGGTAAAAAGGCCTTACTCCATTACACCTGACACTTCGCATTCTTTCGAAGGCTGGACATTATCTCGCGGCTAGCTATTTTACACCTCAGGTTTAAAGACCTGGCTTCGCTACAGTTGTTATCTTGAATTCTTCCGAAGGACGGATATTATTTCTTAGCATGTCTGAATAATGAATTCTTCAGAAGATTGTCTGTTATttccttattatttttatgctgAGAAGAAAAAGGTAAAAGGCGATCTCTCACACTCCAAAAAGGTAATGAAGActatgagatttttcaaaaaaatagctagtataaataataatgaacgaagagtaataattattgtttattaacATAATTCTGATTGTTATTCCAAAagttaatagaaaaaaaaatcaggttgCTTTTTAAGAAAGTCATTCagattaacattttttattcttgtttttatgaacgtgaacgaatataaatataaagcaTTCGATTTTGACAATCATTTCTCATTATGGATCCGCGGTGGAAACATCCATGGACCTCCATAATTTGCGGGCCTACTGGTTGTggcaaaacttttttcgtaaaaaaatttttcaaatacattCACGAAATGGCTGAcgttcgtttcgatcgaatacttttttattactcTGAATGGCAACCTGGTTATTCAGAGTATGGtaataaaatcgaatttcgCGAGGGATTACCGCAATCTGgtgactattcagcagatcaGAGTCCTAAACTTATTGTGATCGATGATTTAATGCGTGAGGCCTCAAATAATAGCATTGTAGATTTATTCACAAAGGGGAGTCATCATAAAAATCTGAGCGTCATTTTCATAACTCAAAACATATTTCATCAAGGACGCGGACAGAGAGATATTTCTTTAAACACGAATTAtatcgttatttttaaaaatcctcGAGACCGCGCCCAAATACAACATCTTGCCAGGCAGGTTTATCCAGAAAATCCTCGTTTTTTGCAAGAAGTATATTTTGATGCTACGTCTGCCCCTCATGGCTATTTATTACTCGATCTCAAACAATCGACACCCGATAATTGCCGATTTCGCGCATGCGTATTTCCTGATGACCAATATAATTACGTTTATTtaccaaaaaaagaaataaaaacgcgCGACACATCTCGCGATGTTCCAGTAATGCGTTTGTAATGGCAGCGCGAGGAAGTCTCGGTAAAAAACATGTTATAATTTTACGAGCACTTTGCTACTTTACACAAAATCAACTACGTCAGATTTTACGAATAATCGAACCAGCATTAATCCGGATAATCTGTGAATGTGCGCTCAATGTATTGCTCGGTAATGTGAACCTCAAAACTAGTGAAAGACGTCGGCTGCGAAAATATGCAGTATTGATTCGCCGCTTAgctgaaaaacgaggaaattgGAAAACTAAAAGACGTTTCATCATCAATCGCTGTACTGCTTTTCTCAAGCTTCTCCTTGTTCcggtattgaaatattttgagcaTGGAACACGCGAGGAAAATGGTTCTCATTCCACATGATAATCTACATCgtcttggagaaaaacaacagAAATCCACTGACGAAACGCTTTCTCCTCCTCTAACAACATCTCTGAGCAGTGTTCAAACGAGGGGAACTCCTCTTTCTCGTTTGGACTCCGAAATggctgaaattttgaattctaCATCGTATGCTAGTGATAGAGATAAATCGACAGCATATCTACAGATTTTACATAGATATCTGAATCTCACTTCACATTCAAAGtacgatgagaaaaataaattgaatactTCCGCAAAAACGGATGAAACTtcggaaaaacatgaaatggCTGCGGATGAAGATCATGATACATCGGAACAATCAGCTGAGATGAGATCGCGATTAAACGACACTCTTATTATCGACAGtgttccaaaaaaatttcacccaaAGGCTAAAATGTTATTGCGCAATCTTCATAGAAATACCTCACCCTCAAAAAGAATGAGTTGGGATGCGAACGGCGTGGTATCTATAGGTGGTACCAGAATTCCTAATTCCAATATTGTTGATCTCATCAATGATGCGATGCGTGCTAGAAAACGAGTTAAACCGACGGGTCGTGCTCATTTCGCTGAACATCTCCGAAAGATACAGATGCCTCGAGAATTTATTGGTAACCCTGAGGTACTTCAAGAGCCTACAATCATCGAAGCATCAACGCCCCGCAAACGCGTCATCTCCCCAGAGATTGCTGATATAACTTCAGATACAAGTAGTAGTGAGTACGAGGAGACGGACGCAACTGGGTTTCAACAAGGACGTGGCCGCTCGagtaaaaaacgaattatttgGAGATCGTTAAAACTATGAAACGATTCAAATCGATCTATTATAATCCCTCCCACCCTGCATCCTTTTCTAAcgctgaaaatttgaaaaacgtaaaaggtattgacaaaaataaagtcgAGCCGTGGTTAGAGACTCAAGACGCTTATACCAGACATCGGCTCATCCGACGTCGATTTCCTCGACGTACGTATAATGTGAATAATATTGATGATGTATGGGAAGCTGATCTGGCGGACCTCCGTTCTATCGCGACATACAACGATGGctacaaatatattttagtTGTAATCGATGTGTTGAGTAAATTTGCCTGGATCGAGCCGCTGCGTGATAAAACATGCGGAAGTGTGTCTCAGGGGTTTGCACGGGTACTTTCACGCTCAAATCCTAGATTTCCCCTTCTTTTACAAACAGATCGCGGACGAGAATTCACGGGATCtccattccaacattttttagcacaaaaaaaaattaatttccgtACAGCGCGTAATCCCGATATCAAAGCATCGATTGCTGAACGATTCAATCGCACACTTAAAAATCGAATGTGGCGATACTTTACATACACGCGAAACAAGCGTTATATCGatgttttgcaaaaattcgCACATGCGTACAATCAGTCGCGTCACTCTGGCACACGAATGCGACCTTCTGAAGTGACTTTAGAAAATGCTAGCCTAGCTCGTGAAAATCTCGCGCACCGATATAattcttcgagaaaaaaattaaatattgaattGCCTAAATACAGTGTAGGAGACTTGGTGCGTATCAGTAGTGCAAAAGCCGCGTTCGCGAAAGGTTACGAAAGTGGATGGACTCGAGAGATATTCAAAATACAGCGAATATCAAGGAACCGTCATCCAGTCGTATATATTTTACACGATTTAAACAACGAGCCCATTGACGGAATCTTTTACTCGCAAGAATTATCTCGCGTTCGTTCGGAATAACGAAATTCTAAAATTGCTGACTctgcaaaatgaattttagagacaaagaatttttcttcgtcgtaCTGCCTAGTAACAGCAGTACACGATATTTTCCTAGCAATGCCCCTACAAAATTCAACACTAAGTTACCACGCCATCTTCACCTAGATGGCGTGTGGGGAGTAGCTGTCAAAGAAATAAGTTATCCAATGAGTTTCTATCACGTTCCGCGAACTCCGCATACTGTAACTTTTGAACACGGTGATTATGATAAATCTGGTCGCAGTGATCATAGTAAACGTTTAGAAGAAACGGATATTATTCCGAGCGGCGTGTATCGTACTATCAACACTTTGCTTGatacgataaataatttaccTTGTATAATGGAACATTTAGAATTTACCCAAGAACATAATGGATACGTTAAAGTTTCGCGAAAATGTGATGAGCCGAGGTACCACGGGTTTCGTATGTCTCCTTCGATTGCAAAAATGTTAGGATTCGGTGAAGTTACTGAGGAGGGAAAAGGTATCAGTTTTAAACATCCGTATAAAGGTTATCGCCCTGCGTCTCTAGCTCGTGCAATCCCGCATAGTCTGTTCGTATACTCAGATATTTGCGAATCCTATATAATTGGAGACGTCCAAGCACCATTATTATCAAAAGTTTCCATAGAAGTCGAAGATGAATATGTTTATGGAGCGAACAGAACTGTACACTTCCCTTCTCCACGATACATCCCTCTTATACGTCATGAAATCCACACGATCGAAATCGATATAAGAGACGAATTTGGACAACCAATTCCATTCGAGGAGGGGACGTTGACCGTGACGCTACATTTTAAGCGCTTACAATAAATAACTGATGGAACATTACTTCGACGACGAGGATGCTCTGCTGGAATATGGGCGTCGCGGCTATGGTGGAATCAGTCACGTCTATGTCGGTGCCCCAAACCAACGAGGAAACGGAATCGGAAGTTTTTTGGGAGGACTCTTTCGTCGTGTATTACCGCTTCTACGAAAAGGAGCTGCTGCGATCGGTAAAGAAGCTATTCGCACAGGTGCCAATATCGCATCTGATGTCGTCAgaaataatatgaatttgaaggaATCATTTCATACCAGACTACGCGAATCTGGTAATAATTTAAAACGGAaagctgaggaaaaaatagataaattaATGACGGGCGCGGGCTATAAAATGAGGAAAACAGCGTCATCTGGTCATTCTCTCAGTGGCCGTGGAACGAGACGAACCGctcagaaaaagaagaaaagtgctaaaacgaaaaagaaaactaaGAAGAAACCGACTAACAAACGGaggaaaacgacgaaaaaaaggagaaattatCGTAGCGTAGCTGATATATTTGCATAAGAGATCGTTCGGAATACAGCGAACATGGCTTTCTTACATACACACTCACGCGAATGTTTAAAATCTGAGCTCGAACTTTTTTCGCTACCACCTACGCAAACTACGATCGAGGGATCA
This sequence is a window from Venturia canescens isolate UGA chromosome 8, ASM1945775v1, whole genome shotgun sequence. Protein-coding genes within it:
- the LOC122414814 gene encoding uncharacterized protein, which gives rise to MASHSPSVMTAIVHFLEYSVSSCIKKLELVKSEDHTRLRGDNSSRVHEPNLCVAQRVCLSCLSDEIIENECEVCGQREFVFPDDPVGNLVKLAINSKFEKIICIAHNARGFDGQFILRYLIEDQKTQMPTLIMRGTKIISMRVGKICFLDSLNYLPMSLSALPKAFGFDDIVTKGTFPHLFNTPENQNYIGSLPALHFYSPDKMFTAERKRFMAWYQETSDSGYIFNFAEEFLRYCRDDVSVLRRACLAFRKLFIQCGKVCPFAESCTIASACSLVYRKNFLPADKIALLPPGGYRWADKQSRKAVSWLVWLEREKGIIITHAGRTREQRLPLGLPPVDGYYEENNIRHVLQFHGCYWHGCKRCFRINRDKRMRCDDTMDQRYERTVTISARIKEQGFLLTEIWECEYDAMLKNNDEMAEFVKNHPMVISEPLEPREAFFGGRTENFVNMYEVKESEKIKYVDVCSLYPWVCKTGKFPIGHPKVYVGEECRVLIGQNNSLERVEGLVKCTVLPPRDLYFPVLPFRAHGKLLFALCKSCCLNLDTNGNCEHENPEDRAFNGTWVVDELRKAISLGYTVLHVDEIWQYEITRYDPLTRSGGLFADYINTFLKIKQEASGAPTNCVGNPEAMQQYIDDYKNAEGVVLDANAIDFNPGLRSLAKLALNSFWGKFGQRENQTNTLIISTRVELMDLLTSPEIEITGILPVNHRIMYVNYKNSDEAIRPSLTANVVIAAYTTAQARLKLYEYLEGLGRRVLYCDTDSCIYVSHERSDEYQPPVGQFLGDLTDELSAYGDGSYITSFVSGGPKFYSFIVRKPDGTTVEVCKVKGITLNFQNSQQINYQTIRSFVTGERSAPIVLKFDAIRRTEFHHVISREETKSCAPVSVKRQQDREYCTLPYGFVRTTV